From a single Brassica oleracea var. oleracea cultivar TO1000 chromosome C5, BOL, whole genome shotgun sequence genomic region:
- the LOC106293531 gene encoding uncharacterized protein LOC106293531 isoform X2: MGVTYQECSSDRFFSLYFVWFNSLLSHIKNPESSRIVRVVSCTSITDLLTRLSRFTNTKKDAVSHASKVIFPSLNYWRKNLQRHYGKALSIC; the protein is encoded by the exons ATGGGAGTAACTTACCAAGAGTGCAGCTCAGATCGTTTCTTTAGTTTATACTTTGTTTGGTTCAACAGCTTACTATCGCATATTAAG AATCCAGAAAGTTCTAGAATTGTTCGAGTGGTTTCATGTACTTCAATCACTGATCTCCTTACAAG ACTGTCTAGATTCACGAATACGAAGAAAGATGCAGTTTCTCACGCTTCGAAAGTAATCTTTCCATCATTAAACTATTGGAGGAAGAATCTTCAAAGGCACTATGG GAAAGCATTGTCCATCTGCTGA
- the LOC106293531 gene encoding uncharacterized protein LOC106293531 isoform X1 codes for MPDKCWVGLDLMGVTYQECSSDRFFSLYFVWFNSLLSHIKNPESSRIVRVVSCTSITDLLTRLSRFTNTKKDAVSHASKVIFPSLNYWRKNLQRHYGKALSIC; via the exons ATG CCAGATAAATGCTGGGTGGGTCTCGATTTGATGGGAGTAACTTACCAAGAGTGCAGCTCAGATCGTTTCTTTAGTTTATACTTTGTTTGGTTCAACAGCTTACTATCGCATATTAAG AATCCAGAAAGTTCTAGAATTGTTCGAGTGGTTTCATGTACTTCAATCACTGATCTCCTTACAAG ACTGTCTAGATTCACGAATACGAAGAAAGATGCAGTTTCTCACGCTTCGAAAGTAATCTTTCCATCATTAAACTATTGGAGGAAGAATCTTCAAAGGCACTATGG GAAAGCATTGTCCATCTGCTGA